One Solanum pennellii chromosome 9, SPENNV200 DNA segment encodes these proteins:
- the LOC107029818 gene encoding putative phospholipid-transporting ATPase 9 — protein sequence MFHHPCINILQVCYRFWICSSAFSSLLQLKQALEVTSSLHEDANFKDFKALVKCEDPNANLYTFVGSMEYEEQQNPLSPQQLLLRDSKLRNTEYIYGAVIFTGHDTKVMHNATDPPSKRSKIERKMNRIIYFLFAVLFAIAFVGSIYFGIVTEKDLDDRHNRWYLQPETSDIFFDPRRAPAAAMFHFLTAVMLYSYLIPISLYVSIEIVKVLQSIFINKDINMYYEETDKPAHARTSNLTEELGQVDTILSDKTGTLTCNSMEFVKCSVAGTAYGRGITEVEKAMAKRNGSPLVRMVLLLLGSPPLKVSILKTKES from the exons ATGTTCCACCATCCGTGCATCAACATTCTCCAG GTTTGTTATAGATTTTGGATTTGTTCTTCAGCCTTCTCAAGCCTTCTCCAG CTTAAACAGGCATTGGAGGTTACTTCATCCTTGCATGAAGATGCAAACTTCAAAGACTTTAAAGCTTTAGTTAAATGTGAAGATCCTAATGCTAATTTGTATACTTTTGTTGGAAGTATGGAATATGAAGAACAACAGAATCCTCTTTCTCCCCAGCAATTACTCCTCAGAGACTCTAAATTGCGCAAcacagaatatatatatggggCTGTTATCTTTACTGGTCATGACACAAAGGTCATGCATAATGCAACAGACCCCCCTTCTAAAAGAAGCAAAATTGAGAGGAAGATGAATAGAATCATTTACTTCTTATTTGCAGTTCTATTCGCAATTGCTTTTGTTGGATCAATCTACTTTGGAATTGTGACTGAAAAGGATCTAGATGACAGACATAACAGGTGGTATCTACAACCTGAAACTTCAGACATTTTCTTTGATCCCAGAAGAGCTCCTGCTGCTGCCATGTTCCATTTTCTCACTGCTGTGATGTTGTATAGCTACTTGATTCCTATCTCCTTATATGTGTCAATTGAAATCGTTAAAGTTCTTCAGAGTATCTTCATTAATAAGGATATTAATATGTACTATGAAGAAACTGATAAACCAGCACATGCCCGCACCTCAAATCTTACCGAGGAACTCGGCCAGGTTGACACAATACTTTCTGATAAAACTGGCACACTGACTTGTAATTCAATGGAGTTTGTCAAGTGCTCCGTGGCTGGTACTGCTTATGGACGTGGTATTACAGAAGTTGAAAAGGCCATGGCTAAGAGGAATGGATCTCCACTGGTGAGGATGGTGTTGTTACTTCTAGGAAGTCCACCGTTAAAGGTTTCAATTTTGAAGACGAAAGAATCATGA
- the LOC107029615 gene encoding probable inactive patatin-like protein 9: MDFSKISLEIFSKLEQKWLYHYEGKKTRVLSIDGGGTTGIVSGAALIHLENQICAKTGDPHVRISDFFDIVVGTGIGAIYAAMLVVDGGDGRPLFTAKDAVKFVKENQSRLFKAKKVGVLRRKKRFSGKSMEKVLKEVFRREDGKALTLRDTCKPLLVPCFDLNSAAPFVFSRADAIESFSYDFDLWKVCRATSANPSMFKPFNLKSVDGKTSCLAVDGGLVMNNPAAAAVTHVLHNKRDFPAVTGVDDLLVLSLGNGPLNSTTNLKMRNDGYCSPLSVVGIVFDGVSETVDQMLGNAFCWNPNDYVRVQATGYASGGVGPGVEEALEERGVESLPFGGKRLLTETNGQRIGGLVQRLVATGRSSVPPSPCKDVAVSPLRNGR; this comes from the exons ATGGACTTCAGTAAGATATCGCTGGAAATCTTCTCAAAGCTCGAGCAGAAATGGTTGTATCACTACGAAGGGAAGAAAACTCGTGTTCTCAGTATTGATGGTGGTGGAACTACAGGCATTGTTTCCGGGGCTGCATTGATCCATCTCGAAAACCAGATCTGTGCTAAAACTGGTGATCCTCACGTTAGAATTTCTGATTTCTTCGACATTGTTGTTGGTACTGGTATAGGTGCTATCTACGCTGCAATGCTTGTGGTTGATGGAGGTGACGGCCGTCCGTTGTTCACAGCGAAGGATGCCGTGAAGTTTGTCAAGGAAAATCAGTCGAGGCTGTTTAAGGCTAAGAAAGTCGGTGTTCTCCGTCGGAAGAAGAGGTTTTCAGGGAAGAGCATGGAGAAGGTGTTGAAGGAAGTGTTTAGAAGAGAAGACGGGAAAGCGTTAACTCTGAGGGACACGTGTAAGCCTCTGCTTGTACCGTGCTTTGACCTCAACAGTGCTGCGCCTTTCGTCTTCTCCAGAGCTGATGCTATCGAGTCCTTCAGTTACGACTTTGATCTATGGAAAGTATGCCGTGCCACGTCAGCAAATCCGTCCATGTTCAAGCCGTTTAATCTCAAGTCAGTGGACGGAAAAACCTCTTGCCTCGCCGTTGACGGCGGTCTCGTCATGAACAATCCCGCTGCTGCAGCCGTCACTCACGTTTTGCACAACAAACGAGATTTTCCTGCCGTCACTGGCGTCGATGACCTATTGGTTCTCTCTCTAGGTAACGGTCCGTTAAACTCAACGACAAACTTAAAAATGAGAAATGACGGCTACTGCTCTCCATTATCCGTCGTCGGAATCGTCTTCGACGGCGTTTCTGAAACCGTTGACCAAATGCTCGGAAACGCCTTCTGCTGGAACCCCAATGACTACGTTAGAGTTCAG GCGACCGGGTATGCAAGTGGAGGAGTGGGACCAGGAGTTGAGGAGGCGTTAGAAGAAAGAGGAGTGGAGTCATTGCCATTTGGCGGTAAGCGGTTACTAACGGAGACTAACGGACAGAGAATCGGGGGTTTGGTGCAACGCCTTGTTGCTACCGGAAGAAGTAGTGTGCCGCCAAGTCCATGCAAGGATGTTGCCGTTAGTCCTCTAAGAAACGGACGTTAA